TTTTTATGTCTGATTTCATTTCTGACTGAATCTATATTATCGTATCCGGCAATGAGGATATTTTTATTCAAATCCAACATATCAACGGCTTGCAATGTCCCAAGGGCCATTTTGTCGTTTGCACAAAAAATCGCATCAATGGACGGATGTTTTTGCAATAACTTCATGGTTACGGAGAATGCTTCTTCCGTTTTCCAATTCGCCGACTCCGACGCCACAACCCCAATTGAAGAGTTATTTGTAACAGCTTTTACAAAACCGGATTTGCGAAGCTCTGCATTTTCCACCCCCCGTATACCCTCTATGACAAGCACACGGCCTTTGCCTTTCAGTTGTTGCTTGACATATTGTCCTATAAGCGTGCCGCCTGTGTAATTGTTCGATCCTACAAACGGTATGCTTAGTCCTGCTTGCGCAAGCAGTTTGTCATCCAGCGGATTATCAATATTGATAATAAAAATGCCTTGTTCAACGGCTTTTTTACAAACGGGCACCAATTTCTTTGAATCCGACGGTGCAAGTACAATTGCACGAATGTTTCTTGAAATCAGACTTTCCATAATACTTATCTGGTGGGAAGTGTCCGTTTCATTGATAATGCCGAAAACTTCCAAGGGAATGTCATTTTCTTTTGCAAAATTTTTGGCGCCCTGCTCCATTTTTGCAAAAAATGGATTGGTCAACGCCTTCATGACCAAAGCAATTGTGTGATCGTTCTCGGCAATTACTGTTGAAGGAATTAATGAAATTGCAGCACAGGAAAAAATGAAAAATAAACTCACCAGCCCATGTAATTTTCTCATCGTTATTTCTCCGGTCGTTGGGTTTACGAAATTAGAATACTACATTTTAAAATAGTCTCATAACAAAATATCAGGATTGTAGAGACCAATTGACAATAAAACCTTTTTTTATGGGATGTCAGAAACTGGGGAATGAAGGAGAGAATGGTTCGATCTTGGAATGGGCTGAACCTGGATTTTAATAGACCAGATCAGCCCATGGCCGCTATTCCAATTTAAACGTTTTAATCTTGCGCCATAATGAAACCCGGTCAATCTCCATGATTTCTGCAGCCCGGGTTTTGTTCCAATTGGTCTGTTCAAGCACCCACTGGATATACCGCTTTTCCTGCTCTTTCATGGTGGGTATTTTGCCTTCCGGGGCTGTGCGGTAAGTTTCAATGGCCAATTGGGTAAGATGGTCAGGCAGCGCCTCTGGATATATCACTTCGCTGTTTTCCATGGCCACAGCACGTTCTATGATGTTTTCAAGCTCCCGAACATTGCCCGGCCAGGCATAATTGACAAGAAAATCCATGGTACTCCGGTCAATTTCTTTGATCTTTTTTCCCATATCCCGATTTTTTTTTGCCAAAAAATGATAGGCCAGTAAGGGAATGTCCTCTTTTCTGTCTGCTAGGGCAGGCAGGATGATGGATGCCACGTTGAGCCGGAAATAGAGGTCCTGGCGAAAATGACCCTGGTCGACCTCATGGCGCAGATCCCTGTGGGTGGCTGCAATGAACCTTAAATCCACGTCTAAAGTCTGGGTACTGCCCACCCGCATAATCTCTTTTTCCTGGATCACCCGCAGGATTTTGATCTGCATGGAGGCCGGCATATCCCCGATTTCATCAAAGAACACTGTGCCCCGGTCTGCAAACTCGAACAGGCCTTTTTTGGTTTTCATGGCGCCGGTGAACGCCTCTTTTTCATGCCCAAACAGTTCGTTGGCCATAAGGTCCTCGGAAAATGACCCGCAATTAAAAGCCACCATTTCATGGTTTTTCCGACTGGAAAGACTATGAATCGCCCTTGCCACAAGTTCTTTGCCGGTGCCGCTTTCCCCTAAAACCAACACGGAAATATCGGTCTGGGCCACCTGGGCAATGGTCTTTTTCACCTGGCGCATCGCCGGACTGTTACCGATGATTTCAGGCAGCTTTGCCTTCTGATCGAGCTGGTTCTTAAGATCCTGATTTTCCATCTGAAGTGATCGTTTGAGCAGGGCCTGCTTGATGATCTGCCGGACCTCATCTATTTTGTAAGGTTTGGCAATGTAATGATAGGCCCCTTCTTTCATGGCGATCACCGCATTGTCCACGGTGGCGTAGCCGGTAATCAGGATAACTTCGGTGTAAGGCTGTAGCTCCCGGCTGTGTTCAAGAATCTGCATGCCGTCGATCTTTTTCATCTTATAATCGGTGATAATCAGATCAAAAGTTTTGGATTTGATAAGATTCAGTCCTTTGGTGCCACTGTCCACGGCTGTAACCTTGTATCCATCCTTGAGAAGAATATGTTCAAGATTTTTAAGGGCGATCTGTTCATCTTCGATTATTAGAATGTGTTCCTGCATGGTTCTCCTAAAGCTTTTTATATGAAAGTCTGTGTAAACTACTCAGATCTTTCAAACTTTGCTGTGGGCCGAAGTCTGGGTAGATAAATCAAGGACGGCCCATAGCCGTTAATCCGGTAGGCTCACTGTAAATATCGTGCCCTGTCCTATACTGGAATCCACGTTGATTGTTCCGCCGTGCTGCTCTACGATGCCGTGAATGATGGAAAGTCCTAAACCAGATCCCTTTCCCACTTCCCGGGTGGTAAAAAAAGGATCGAATATTTTGGCAAGATGTTCTTCTTTTATTCCTTGGCCCGTATCCTGGACCGTAAAAACAAAGGCATGTGTGGGGTCGTCTTTAAACGCTGAAATAGTCAAAT
Above is a window of uncultured Desulfobacter sp. DNA encoding:
- a CDS encoding sigma-54 dependent transcriptional regulator, which codes for MQEHILIIEDEQIALKNLEHILLKDGYKVTAVDSGTKGLNLIKSKTFDLIITDYKMKKIDGMQILEHSRELQPYTEVILITGYATVDNAVIAMKEGAYHYIAKPYKIDEVRQIIKQALLKRSLQMENQDLKNQLDQKAKLPEIIGNSPAMRQVKKTIAQVAQTDISVLVLGESGTGKELVARAIHSLSSRKNHEMVAFNCGSFSEDLMANELFGHEKEAFTGAMKTKKGLFEFADRGTVFFDEIGDMPASMQIKILRVIQEKEIMRVGSTQTLDVDLRFIAATHRDLRHEVDQGHFRQDLYFRLNVASIILPALADRKEDIPLLAYHFLAKKNRDMGKKIKEIDRSTMDFLVNYAWPGNVRELENIIERAVAMENSEVIYPEALPDHLTQLAIETYRTAPEGKIPTMKEQEKRYIQWVLEQTNWNKTRAAEIMEIDRVSLWRKIKTFKLE